One region of Marivirga arenosa genomic DNA includes:
- the hisA gene encoding 1-(5-phosphoribosyl)-5-[(5-phosphoribosylamino)methylideneamino]imidazole-4-carboxamide isomerase, which yields MHIIPAIDIIDGKCVRLTKGDYNQKKEYNSNPLEVAQEFEQAGLKRLHLVDLDGAKAKKVVNLDVLKTISNQTNLTIDFGGGVQSTEDINAVFEAGANQITGGSIAVKNESLFTEWIQEFGGEKIILGADVKDEKIAIHGWQESSDKHIFDFLDHYLAKGLKYVICTDVSKDGALQGTANDLYENIIKRFPEIKLIASGGVSNLDDLKILKEMNLYGAIVGKAIYEKRINLSDFKSF from the coding sequence ATGCATATAATACCCGCTATAGATATAATTGATGGAAAGTGTGTTAGATTAACAAAAGGTGATTATAATCAAAAAAAAGAATATAATAGTAATCCTCTTGAAGTAGCACAAGAATTTGAACAAGCAGGTTTAAAGAGATTACATTTAGTAGATTTAGATGGAGCCAAAGCTAAAAAGGTAGTCAACCTTGACGTTTTAAAAACAATTTCCAATCAAACGAATCTAACCATAGATTTTGGTGGTGGTGTCCAAAGTACTGAGGATATCAATGCCGTATTTGAGGCAGGAGCAAATCAAATTACAGGGGGCAGTATAGCAGTTAAAAATGAATCTTTATTTACAGAATGGATTCAAGAGTTTGGTGGAGAGAAAATTATTTTAGGAGCTGATGTCAAAGATGAAAAAATAGCGATTCATGGATGGCAAGAAAGTTCTGATAAGCATATTTTTGATTTTCTTGATCACTATTTAGCAAAAGGCTTGAAATATGTAATTTGTACTGATGTTTCAAAAGATGGTGCACTTCAAGGTACAGCTAATGATTTATATGAAAATATAATTAAACGATTTCCTGAGATTAAATTGATTGCAAGTGGAGGAGTGAGTAATCTAGATGACCTCAAAATATTGAAGGAGATGAATCTATACGGTGCTATAGTAGGAAAGGCTATTTATGAAAAGAGGATTAATTTATCAGATTTCAAATCATTTTAA
- a CDS encoding YceD family protein, with amino-acid sequence MEKLKEFDIQVYKLGNKLHEYKFSVDKDFFSKFEGDLIDSGEVKIDLLLDKRDNLMELTFDFSGYLDLVSDRSLEEFEYPIDISKKLLYKYGEEEKELEEDVMVITKNTQVINVGHFIYETIALQIPLKKLHPDELGEDEEHNEYVYIDNADDNPSEEEKSEEEIDPRWAALKDLKKKK; translated from the coding sequence ATGGAAAAGTTGAAAGAATTCGACATTCAAGTATATAAGCTTGGAAACAAGCTGCATGAATATAAGTTTTCTGTTGATAAAGACTTTTTCAGCAAGTTTGAAGGGGATTTGATTGATAGTGGAGAAGTAAAAATTGATCTCTTATTGGATAAAAGAGATAATTTAATGGAGCTCACTTTCGATTTTTCAGGATATCTTGATCTTGTGAGCGATAGAAGTTTAGAAGAATTTGAATACCCGATAGATATCAGCAAAAAGTTGCTGTATAAATATGGAGAAGAGGAAAAAGAGTTAGAAGAGGATGTAATGGTAATTACAAAAAACACACAAGTGATTAATGTAGGCCATTTCATTTATGAAACTATTGCTTTGCAAATTCCATTAAAAAAGCTTCACCCCGATGAGTTAGGAGAAGATGAAGAGCATAATGAATATGTTTACATAGATAATGCTGATGATAATCCGAGTGAGGAGGAAAAAAGTGAAGAAGAAATTGACCCACGATGGGCAGCATTAAAAGATTTGAAAAAAAAGAAATAA
- the accB gene encoding acetyl-CoA carboxylase biotin carboxyl carrier protein, protein MKAKEIQDLIDFISKSGLDEVNIETEEFKIKVKKNTEAKVIQAAAPAPQPAAAPAPAPASAPVETPAPSSGGGDKAAASDDDKYVAIKSPMIGTFYRTPNPDSPAFVNVGDSVKAGDTVCIVEAMKLFNEIESDISGKIVKILVDNATPVEYDQPLFLVDPS, encoded by the coding sequence ATGAAAGCGAAAGAGATTCAAGACCTTATTGATTTTATTTCTAAGTCCGGATTGGATGAAGTAAATATTGAAACAGAAGAATTTAAAATTAAAGTTAAAAAGAATACGGAAGCTAAAGTGATTCAAGCAGCAGCACCTGCACCTCAACCAGCTGCAGCTCCTGCACCAGCACCGGCTTCTGCTCCTGTTGAAACTCCTGCACCAAGTTCTGGTGGTGGCGATAAAGCGGCAGCTTCTGATGATGATAAATATGTTGCTATTAAATCTCCAATGATTGGAACTTTCTACAGAACACCTAATCCTGATTCTCCTGCATTTGTTAATGTTGGTGATTCAGTTAAAGCGGGGGATACAGTATGTATAGTAGAAGCTATGAAGCTTTTTAATGAAATCGAATCTGATATTTCAGGTAAAATTGTTAAAATCTTAGTAGACAACGCCACTCCAGTTGAATACGATCAGCCATTATTTTTAGTGGATCCTTCTTGA
- the hisH gene encoding imidazole glycerol phosphate synthase subunit HisH, translating into MKVAVIKYNAGNIKSVMLALKRMGLEGHLTDNPEEILSADRVIFPGQGEASSAMKYLKERELDQVIKSIKNPFLGICLGLQLLCSHTEEGDTACLNIFDAKVKKFPMDLKVPHMGWNTASISDDPIFKGIASPAYFYFVHSYYAEVCDQTISETNYMVPFSNALKKDNYYAIQPHPEKSAEAGDQFLRNFLFEI; encoded by the coding sequence ATGAAGGTAGCAGTTATTAAGTACAATGCCGGAAATATTAAATCGGTTATGCTTGCCTTAAAACGAATGGGGTTAGAAGGCCATCTTACAGATAATCCTGAAGAAATACTTTCAGCGGATAGAGTTATATTTCCTGGACAGGGGGAAGCTTCTTCGGCTATGAAATATTTAAAGGAGAGAGAACTTGATCAGGTAATTAAGTCTATCAAAAATCCATTTTTAGGGATTTGTTTAGGCTTGCAGTTGCTATGTAGCCATACAGAAGAAGGAGATACTGCTTGTCTTAATATATTTGATGCAAAGGTTAAGAAATTCCCAATGGATTTAAAAGTTCCGCATATGGGTTGGAATACCGCTAGTATTTCAGATGATCCAATATTTAAAGGAATTGCATCACCTGCATACTTTTACTTCGTGCATTCCTACTATGCGGAAGTATGTGATCAAACCATTTCTGAAACTAATTATATGGTTCCTTTCAGTAATGCGTTGAAAAAGGATAATTACTATGCTATTCAGCCACATCCCGAAAAAAGTGCTGAAGCCGGAGATCAGTTTTTAAGAAATTTTTTATTTGAAATATAA
- the accC gene encoding acetyl-CoA carboxylase biotin carboxylase subunit, whose translation MFKKILIANRGEIALRIIRTCKEMGISTVAVYSLADKDSLHVRFADEAVCIGPAASKDSYLNIPNIISAAEITNADAIHPGYGFLSENAEFSKICAEYGIKFIGADPDMISKMGDKATAKATMKAAGVPTIPGSEGILESIEEGKKIAKDMGYPVILKATAGGGGKGMRIVNKEDEFKKAWDSARQEAGASFGNEGLYLEKFVEEPRHVEVQIVGDKNGKACHLSERDCSIQRRHQKLIEETPCPVMTDELREKMGKAAIAGAEAVGYEGAGTIEFLLDKHNNFYFMEMNTRIQVEHPITEEVTDFDLIKEQIKVAAGLTISGKNYFPHLYAMECRINAEDPANDFRPSPGKITNLHLPGGHGVRVDSHVYAGYTIPPFYDSMIAKLIVSGQSREEVMVRMKRALEEFVIEGVKTTIPFHIEMMDNEIFKSGKFTTKFLETYDFTQLKKNK comes from the coding sequence GTGTTTAAAAAGATATTAATTGCCAATAGAGGTGAAATTGCTTTGCGAATTATCAGAACTTGCAAAGAAATGGGAATTAGTACAGTGGCAGTTTATTCACTGGCTGATAAAGATAGTTTACACGTGAGATTTGCTGACGAGGCAGTATGCATAGGGCCAGCAGCTAGTAAAGATTCTTATTTAAATATACCTAATATAATTTCAGCTGCCGAAATTACAAATGCTGATGCTATTCACCCTGGTTATGGATTCTTATCTGAAAATGCTGAGTTTTCAAAAATTTGTGCTGAATACGGAATAAAATTCATTGGTGCAGATCCTGATATGATCAGCAAAATGGGAGATAAGGCCACTGCTAAAGCTACTATGAAGGCTGCAGGTGTTCCAACAATCCCAGGTTCAGAAGGCATACTTGAGTCCATTGAAGAAGGTAAGAAGATTGCTAAAGATATGGGATACCCCGTAATTCTTAAAGCTACAGCAGGTGGTGGAGGTAAAGGTATGCGTATTGTCAATAAGGAAGATGAATTCAAAAAAGCATGGGATTCTGCGCGTCAGGAAGCAGGCGCCTCTTTTGGAAATGAAGGGCTTTATTTAGAAAAATTTGTAGAGGAGCCACGTCACGTTGAGGTTCAAATCGTGGGTGATAAAAATGGTAAAGCATGCCATTTATCTGAGAGAGATTGTTCTATTCAGAGAAGGCACCAGAAATTGATTGAGGAAACTCCTTGTCCTGTCATGACAGATGAGCTTAGAGAAAAAATGGGTAAAGCAGCTATAGCTGGTGCTGAAGCAGTTGGCTATGAAGGTGCAGGAACCATCGAATTCTTATTAGATAAGCACAATAACTTCTATTTCATGGAAATGAATACACGTATTCAGGTTGAGCACCCGATTACAGAAGAAGTTACTGATTTTGATCTTATCAAAGAGCAAATTAAAGTGGCTGCTGGTTTAACCATTTCAGGTAAAAATTACTTCCCTCATCTATATGCGATGGAATGTAGAATTAATGCGGAAGATCCTGCAAATGATTTTAGACCAAGTCCAGGAAAAATTACAAATTTACATTTACCAGGTGGTCATGGCGTAAGAGTAGACAGCCATGTGTATGCAGGCTATACAATTCCTCCTTTTTACGATTCAATGATCGCCAAACTAATTGTATCAGGGCAAAGTAGAGAGGAAGTAATGGTTAGAATGAAGAGAGCATTGGAAGAATTTGTAATTGAAGGCGTTAAAACCACAATACCTTTCCATATCGAAATGATGGACAATGAAATCTTTAAATCAGGTAAATTCACAACTAAATTTTTAGAAACTTATGACTTCACACAATTGAAGAAGAATAAGTAA
- the hisIE gene encoding bifunctional phosphoribosyl-AMP cyclohydrolase/phosphoribosyl-ATP diphosphatase HisIE, which yields MLKPDFSKGENGLLPAIIQDDNTGKVLMLGYMNEEALAKTQSSGKVTFFSRSKQRLWTKGESSENYLNLVEISLDCDQDTFLIKAIPDGPTCHTGADTCWDEKNEGFGFLNKLEQVIEGRKNGDNEKSYVKSLFDKGINKVAQKVGEEAVEVVIEAKDNNEELFLNESADLLFHYLILLQAKGYKLKDVIKILEGRHR from the coding sequence ATGTTAAAACCCGATTTTTCAAAAGGTGAAAATGGTTTGCTACCTGCCATTATTCAGGATGATAATACAGGCAAAGTATTGATGCTTGGCTATATGAATGAAGAAGCACTTGCGAAAACACAATCTTCAGGTAAAGTAACCTTTTTTAGTAGATCAAAACAAAGACTTTGGACTAAAGGTGAATCTTCAGAAAATTATTTAAATCTTGTAGAGATCTCTCTTGATTGTGATCAAGATACTTTTTTGATAAAAGCTATTCCTGACGGACCAACATGTCATACTGGTGCTGATACCTGCTGGGATGAAAAGAATGAAGGATTCGGATTTCTTAATAAATTAGAACAAGTGATTGAGGGGAGAAAGAATGGAGATAATGAAAAATCATATGTTAAAAGTTTATTTGATAAAGGTATAAATAAGGTTGCACAAAAGGTCGGAGAGGAAGCTGTTGAAGTGGTTATAGAAGCAAAAGATAATAATGAAGAATTATTCTTGAATGAATCAGCTGATTTATTATTTCATTATCTTATTCTTTTACAAGCCAAAGGATACAAACTAAAGGATGTGATCAAAATATTAGAAGGCAGACATCGTTAA
- a CDS encoding Ppx/GppA phosphatase family protein, whose protein sequence is MLKLAAIDIGSNAIRIQLSRVTIFEGNITFKRLEYVRFPLRLGQDVFTTGKISPDSEAKFIKLMQAFKLLIDLYEVDDYMGCATSAMRESDNGREIIQKVNESLDLEIDIIDGDQEAEMINKAIFPYMDDKAYLHIDVGGGSTEFNFYQNNQKLLSRSFKIGSVRHLETNSAHHMWDEMKKWIEQKVIQKSVKIQAIGTGGNINKVQDLTGKKPGKPISLKKVKETQAYIKGFNMDERINKLQFNPDRADVIIPALDIYINAMIWSKSQSIIVPDSGLKDGIMQLLYERNKEKLN, encoded by the coding sequence ATGTTAAAATTAGCTGCTATTGACATTGGCTCAAATGCCATCAGAATTCAACTATCAAGAGTAACAATATTTGAAGGAAACATAACTTTTAAAAGATTAGAATATGTACGTTTCCCTTTAAGACTAGGGCAAGATGTATTTACAACTGGTAAAATAAGCCCTGATTCTGAAGCTAAATTTATAAAACTTATGCAGGCCTTTAAACTTCTGATTGATTTATATGAAGTAGATGATTATATGGGTTGTGCTACCTCTGCCATGAGAGAATCAGACAATGGTAGAGAAATCATTCAAAAGGTAAATGAAAGTTTAGATTTAGAGATTGATATTATTGATGGTGATCAGGAAGCTGAAATGATTAACAAAGCCATATTTCCTTATATGGATGACAAAGCATATTTACATATAGATGTTGGTGGTGGAAGTACAGAATTCAATTTTTATCAGAATAATCAAAAGTTACTTTCTCGCTCTTTTAAAATTGGCTCCGTCAGACATCTGGAAACAAACAGTGCCCATCATATGTGGGATGAAATGAAAAAATGGATTGAACAAAAAGTAATTCAAAAATCTGTTAAAATTCAGGCCATTGGAACAGGAGGTAATATTAATAAAGTTCAAGACTTGACGGGTAAGAAGCCAGGAAAACCAATTAGCCTTAAGAAAGTAAAAGAAACCCAGGCTTATATTAAGGGCTTTAATATGGATGAGCGAATCAATAAACTACAATTTAATCCTGATCGAGCAGATGTAATTATTCCCGCATTAGATATTTACATAAACGCCATGATTTGGTCAAAGTCACAATCGATAATAGTGCCCGATAGTGGTTTAAAAGATGGTATTATGCAGCTACTTTATGAAAGAAATAAAGAAAAACTGAATTGA
- a CDS encoding beta-ketoacyl-ACP synthase III, producing the protein MTKITAAITGVHGWVPDYVLTNKELETMVETNDEWITSRTGIKERRILKGENQGTSVIGTEAVKGLLEKTGTKAEDIDLLICATTTPDMLFPATANIISNNVGAVNAFSYDIQAACSGFLFALATGSQFIETGKYKKVIVVGADKMSSIIDYEDRQTCIIFGDGGGAILLEPNEEGFGIKDSILHSDGSGEQFLHMKAGGSRKPASAETLAAKEHYVYQEGSQVFKFAVTNMAEVAAEIMAKNELTSEDVAWLVPHQANKRIIDATANRMGVNSDKVMLNIHKFGNTTSGTIPLCLWEYEKQMKKGDNIILAAFGGGFTWGSVYIKWAYDSN; encoded by the coding sequence ATGACTAAAATAACTGCAGCTATTACCGGAGTTCATGGATGGGTTCCTGACTATGTGTTGACTAACAAAGAGTTAGAGACTATGGTCGAAACTAATGATGAGTGGATTACTTCCCGTACTGGCATTAAAGAAAGAAGAATTCTTAAAGGTGAAAACCAAGGTACTTCAGTAATTGGTACTGAGGCTGTTAAAGGTTTATTGGAAAAAACAGGTACAAAAGCTGAGGATATTGACTTATTGATTTGTGCTACTACTACTCCAGATATGCTTTTCCCTGCTACTGCAAATATTATTAGCAACAATGTAGGCGCAGTTAATGCCTTCAGCTATGATATACAAGCAGCTTGCTCAGGCTTTTTGTTTGCTTTAGCTACAGGATCTCAATTTATCGAAACAGGTAAGTATAAAAAGGTGATAGTCGTGGGTGCTGATAAAATGTCTTCCATTATTGATTATGAAGATAGACAGACTTGTATCATTTTTGGTGATGGTGGCGGAGCAATTTTATTAGAGCCTAATGAAGAAGGTTTTGGGATAAAAGACTCAATACTTCATTCAGATGGTTCTGGAGAACAGTTCTTACACATGAAAGCAGGAGGGAGCAGGAAACCTGCGTCTGCTGAGACCTTAGCGGCTAAAGAACATTATGTATATCAAGAAGGGAGTCAAGTATTTAAATTTGCTGTAACGAATATGGCAGAAGTTGCTGCTGAAATTATGGCTAAAAATGAATTGACTTCAGAAGATGTAGCTTGGTTAGTTCCTCATCAAGCTAACAAAAGAATTATAGATGCTACTGCTAACCGAATGGGGGTCAATTCTGACAAAGTGATGCTCAATATTCATAAATTTGGTAATACAACCAGTGGTACTATTCCTTTATGTTTATGGGAATATGAAAAACAAATGAAAAAAGGGGATAATATTATCCTTGCGGCATTTGGAGGAGGATTTACATGGGGCTCCGTTTATATAAAATGGGCTTACGATTCAAATTAA
- the rsmA gene encoding 16S rRNA (adenine(1518)-N(6)/adenine(1519)-N(6))-dimethyltransferase RsmA, translating to MKGVRAKKHLGQHFLKDQNIANKIVDSLSGHQSYNKLLEIGPGTGVLSDILIQQNIYDLLFMDVDQESIDYLKVQHPDYSDQFILEDFLRMDVSKYFNEPFGIIGNFPYNISSQIFFKVLEYRNQIPEVVGMIQKEVGERIAAKEGNKTYGILSVLIQAFYDVEYLFSVPPNVFNPPPKVTSAVLRLKRNETETLDCDEKLFFRVVKQGFNNRRKTLRNALKSFDLTTEQKSLDLLDKRAEQLTVNDFVELTNLLADGES from the coding sequence ATGAAGGGAGTTCGAGCGAAAAAACATCTAGGTCAACATTTCTTAAAAGACCAAAATATTGCCAACAAAATTGTGGATAGTTTAAGTGGTCATCAATCCTATAATAAATTATTAGAGATTGGTCCTGGCACGGGTGTTTTGAGTGATATTTTAATTCAACAAAATATTTATGATTTATTATTTATGGATGTTGATCAGGAATCCATTGATTATCTAAAAGTTCAACATCCTGATTATTCCGATCAATTCATTTTGGAAGATTTTTTAAGAATGGATGTATCAAAATACTTTAATGAGCCATTCGGAATAATTGGCAACTTTCCATATAATATTTCATCACAAATTTTCTTTAAAGTTTTAGAGTATAGAAATCAAATTCCTGAAGTGGTAGGAATGATTCAAAAAGAAGTGGGAGAAAGGATAGCTGCAAAAGAGGGGAATAAAACTTATGGCATATTAAGCGTATTAATTCAAGCTTTTTATGATGTTGAATATTTATTTTCAGTACCTCCTAATGTATTTAATCCGCCTCCGAAGGTAACTTCAGCAGTATTAAGATTAAAAAGAAATGAAACTGAAACTTTAGATTGTGATGAAAAGTTGTTTTTCAGGGTTGTAAAGCAAGGTTTTAATAATCGTAGGAAAACATTACGCAATGCATTAAAAAGTTTTGATTTAACAACTGAACAAAAGTCACTAGATTTACTTGATAAAAGAGCCGAACAACTCACCGTTAACGATTTTGTAGAATTAACTAATCTGCTAGCAGATGGAGAATCTTGA
- a CDS encoding RidA family protein: MKINLYIGCFILLSLAACQSQEANKEIVRVDRPESSILKGVHLPANKDVFYTSGLVSEVKNPNAKPGDMSKYGNTYEQSIGVLRRIKTTIEAEGYTMKDVFFLRVYIAPDSTGEVDFDAWFKAYGEYFNNEINPNKVARSTIGVYKLARPELLVEVEAVAAK; the protein is encoded by the coding sequence ATGAAGATTAATCTATATATAGGTTGTTTTATATTACTTTCTCTTGCTGCATGTCAATCTCAAGAAGCAAATAAAGAAATTGTAAGAGTTGATCGCCCTGAATCAAGTATATTAAAAGGAGTACATCTTCCTGCGAATAAAGATGTTTTTTATACATCCGGTTTGGTGAGTGAAGTCAAAAATCCAAATGCTAAGCCTGGCGATATGTCTAAATATGGTAATACCTATGAGCAAAGTATCGGGGTTTTAAGGAGAATAAAAACTACTATTGAAGCGGAAGGCTATACCATGAAAGATGTTTTCTTTTTAAGAGTTTATATTGCTCCAGATTCAACAGGTGAAGTTGACTTTGATGCTTGGTTTAAAGCTTATGGTGAATATTTTAATAATGAAATTAATCCTAATAAGGTAGCCCGTTCCACTATCGGGGTTTACAAACTAGCTCGCCCTGAGTTATTAGTAGAGGTAGAAGCTGTAGCTGCTAAATAA
- the rpmF gene encoding 50S ribosomal protein L32, giving the protein MAHPKRKISRTRRDKRRTHKKGTAKLLAICPTTGEAHLPHRAFWHEGKLYYKGNVVMEKEVLA; this is encoded by the coding sequence ATGGCGCATCCTAAGAGAAAAATATCTAGAACCAGAAGAGATAAAAGAAGGACTCACAAAAAAGGAACGGCAAAATTATTGGCGATTTGTCCTACTACAGGCGAGGCGCATTTGCCACACAGAGCTTTCTGGCACGAAGGTAAACTTTACTACAAAGGTAATGTAGTAATGGAAAAAGAAGTATTGGCTTAA
- the hisF gene encoding imidazole glycerol phosphate synthase subunit HisF, whose translation MLTKRIIPCLDIKDGRTVKGVNFVELRDAGDPVELAKIYAAEGADELVFLDITATNEKRKTLVELVEKVAEAINIPFTVGGGISTVEDVSLLLAAGADKVSINSAAVRNPTIIKEMADEFGSQCIVVAVDSRNVNGENIVHTHGGSKPTELKTEDWIKKAVDLGAGEILLTSMDHDGTKAGFADELLAKISDLVNVPIIASGGAGNMQHFYDTFTKGKSDAALAASIFHFKEIGIPDLKNYLSNKKIPTRI comes from the coding sequence ATGCTGACTAAAAGAATAATTCCTTGTTTGGACATTAAAGATGGTAGAACTGTAAAAGGGGTTAATTTTGTTGAATTAAGAGATGCTGGTGATCCAGTTGAGTTAGCTAAGATTTATGCAGCTGAAGGTGCCGATGAACTTGTTTTTCTTGATATTACAGCTACAAATGAAAAACGAAAAACTCTTGTTGAGTTAGTCGAGAAAGTTGCAGAAGCAATCAATATTCCTTTTACAGTGGGAGGAGGGATTAGTACCGTTGAAGACGTTTCATTACTTCTTGCAGCAGGAGCCGATAAAGTTTCTATCAATTCCGCAGCAGTACGTAATCCAACTATTATTAAAGAAATGGCTGATGAGTTTGGATCACAATGCATAGTAGTTGCTGTTGATTCAAGAAATGTAAATGGAGAAAACATTGTTCATACCCATGGAGGCTCAAAACCTACCGAATTAAAAACTGAAGATTGGATTAAAAAAGCAGTTGATTTAGGGGCTGGAGAAATATTACTAACTTCAATGGATCATGATGGAACCAAAGCAGGATTTGCAGATGAATTACTCGCGAAAATTTCTGATTTGGTAAACGTACCTATCATTGCTTCTGGTGGTGCAGGAAATATGCAACATTTTTATGATACCTTTACAAAAGGGAAGTCTGATGCTGCATTAGCTGCCAGTATTTTCCATTTTAAAGAGATTGGAATTCCAGATCTAAAAAACTATTTATCGAATAAAAAAATTCCTACTAGGATTTAA
- the pdxA gene encoding 4-hydroxythreonine-4-phosphate dehydrogenase PdxA translates to MEENNKPTIAITIGDVNSIAPEVIIKALEDNRILKLMTPVVYGSGKILSYYRKALNIRDFNYFQLKKLEELNDKKLNVLNLWEETVNITMGQSTEEAGKYAFISIEKAVDDALAGNVDAIVTAPINKNNIQSDNFNFAGHTEYLAQKSEVKDSLMLLVDGDLRVGVVTGHIPIQDVANKVTAEKIDSKLDVLEKSLKQDFGIKKPKIAVLGLNPHAGDGGVIGNEEEDFIKPLIEKRKEKGKLVFGPFPADGFFGNQQYKNFDAVLAMYHDQGLIPFKTLAFSNGVNYTAGLPFVRTSPDHGTAYDLTGKGQADETSMRQALFLASDIIKNRKEYS, encoded by the coding sequence ATGGAAGAAAATAATAAACCCACAATTGCTATTACTATTGGAGATGTAAATAGTATTGCTCCTGAAGTGATCATTAAAGCTTTAGAAGACAATAGAATTTTGAAATTGATGACTCCAGTGGTGTATGGTTCAGGTAAAATATTGTCCTATTATAGAAAAGCTCTAAACATTCGTGATTTCAATTATTTTCAGTTAAAAAAATTGGAAGAACTAAATGACAAGAAATTGAATGTTCTCAATTTATGGGAAGAAACTGTGAATATCACCATGGGGCAATCTACTGAGGAAGCAGGTAAATATGCTTTTATCAGCATAGAAAAAGCTGTTGATGATGCTCTTGCAGGAAATGTTGATGCTATTGTTACGGCTCCAATCAATAAAAATAATATTCAGTCCGATAATTTTAATTTTGCGGGACATACAGAGTATTTAGCGCAGAAATCTGAAGTTAAAGACAGTTTAATGTTATTAGTAGATGGTGATTTGAGAGTAGGGGTGGTAACTGGGCATATTCCTATTCAAGATGTAGCAAATAAGGTTACAGCAGAAAAAATTGACAGTAAATTAGATGTTTTAGAAAAATCTTTAAAGCAGGATTTCGGAATCAAAAAACCTAAAATAGCAGTATTAGGGTTAAATCCACATGCGGGCGATGGTGGAGTTATCGGAAATGAGGAAGAAGACTTTATCAAACCATTAATTGAAAAGAGGAAAGAAAAAGGGAAATTAGTTTTTGGTCCTTTTCCAGCTGATGGCTTTTTTGGAAATCAACAGTATAAAAACTTTGATGCTGTATTAGCTATGTATCATGATCAAGGATTGATTCCTTTTAAAACATTAGCCTTTTCAAATGGAGTTAATTATACTGCTGGTTTACCTTTTGTACGTACTTCACCAGACCATGGAACAGCTTATGACTTAACAGGAAAAGGTCAGGCGGATGAAACTTCTATGCGACAAGCCTTGTTCTTGGCATCCGATATCATTAAGAATAGAAAAGAATATTCTTAA
- the efp gene encoding elongation factor P — MADTSDFKNGLCIEYNNDLFTIVEFQHVKPGKGPAFVRTKLKSLTTGKVLDNTFSSGHKVTTARIERRPHQFLYKDDIGMHFMDTETFEQISIPEENIENSDLYKEGQEVDILIHAETEKPLSCELPPFVEMKVTYTEPGIKGDTATNATKPATVETGAEVKVPLFIDQDEVIKVDTRTRSYSERVKK, encoded by the coding sequence ATGGCAGATACTTCAGATTTCAAAAATGGTCTTTGCATTGAATATAATAACGACTTATTTACAATAGTAGAATTTCAACACGTAAAGCCAGGAAAAGGGCCTGCTTTTGTTCGTACTAAATTAAAAAGTCTTACAACTGGGAAAGTTTTAGATAACACATTTTCCTCAGGACATAAAGTAACTACTGCAAGAATTGAAAGAAGACCTCACCAATTCTTATACAAGGATGATATAGGAATGCACTTCATGGATACAGAAACTTTCGAACAGATTTCTATTCCTGAAGAGAACATTGAAAACTCTGATTTGTATAAAGAAGGGCAAGAAGTTGATATTTTAATTCATGCAGAAACTGAAAAGCCATTAAGTTGTGAGTTGCCTCCATTTGTTGAAATGAAAGTAACTTATACTGAGCCAGGCATCAAAGGTGATACCGCTACAAATGCTACTAAACCTGCAACAGTAGAAACAGGAGCTGAAGTAAAAGTGCCTTTATTCATCGATCAAGATGAAGTTATTAAAGTAGATACAAGAACCCGTTCTTATTCAGAGAGGGTAAAAAAATAA